A genomic region of Salinibacter pepae contains the following coding sequences:
- a CDS encoding mechanosensitive ion channel family protein — translation MVAPQSIPQRLQTRTDTTAQSGPVGEAANRFNNAFSDGLRLFLDGNWEGLYDHLTSGALYLLGLLTERGLQSLAAFLLLYIIYRALYLASERALDRSDSIEPGLQSLLLKTFRVASFFFIGTVVLDQLGVNVAVLVGGLGIAGIVAGFAARDSLENFIAGVTVLVDKPFQVGDYIEIGDQYGQVDEITLRSTRLRTVRNRTMVLPNTHMITQELMNHTKRNVLRIDVSFGIAYKEVPHEARAALLSLFEGDDRVLTEPAPSVVVTEMADSSVNMALRFYTRNPDQEVPLRWEYTEKVREKLREADIEIPFPHRQLFLDEAKALQGSDLLAPVDDPANGEDSSAE, via the coding sequence ATGGTGGCTCCCCAGTCTATTCCCCAGCGGCTCCAAACACGGACGGACACCACGGCCCAGTCGGGGCCCGTCGGTGAGGCCGCCAACAGGTTCAACAACGCCTTTAGCGACGGCCTCCGGCTCTTTCTGGATGGCAACTGGGAGGGACTCTACGACCACCTCACGTCGGGGGCCTTGTACCTCCTGGGGCTGCTCACCGAGCGGGGCCTTCAGTCCCTCGCGGCGTTTCTGCTGTTGTACATCATCTACCGGGCGCTGTACCTCGCGTCCGAGCGCGCCCTGGATCGCAGCGACAGCATCGAGCCGGGCCTCCAGAGCCTCCTGCTGAAGACCTTCCGGGTGGCGTCGTTCTTCTTCATCGGCACGGTGGTCCTCGACCAGCTCGGCGTCAACGTCGCGGTGCTGGTCGGCGGTCTGGGCATTGCGGGAATCGTCGCCGGATTCGCGGCGCGGGACTCGCTGGAGAATTTCATCGCGGGCGTCACGGTCCTCGTCGACAAGCCGTTCCAGGTGGGCGACTACATCGAGATTGGCGACCAGTACGGGCAGGTCGACGAGATTACGCTCCGCTCCACGCGCCTCCGCACGGTCCGGAACCGGACCATGGTGCTGCCCAACACGCACATGATCACGCAGGAGCTGATGAACCACACCAAGCGGAATGTGCTGCGGATCGACGTCTCCTTCGGCATTGCCTACAAGGAGGTGCCCCACGAGGCCCGGGCGGCGCTCCTCTCTCTGTTCGAAGGCGACGACCGCGTCCTAACCGAGCCGGCCCCCAGCGTGGTCGTGACGGAGATGGCGGACTCCAGCGTCAACATGGCCCTCCGCTTCTACACCCGCAACCCGGATCAGGAGGTGCCGTTGCGCTGGGAGTACACGGAGAAGGTCCGCGAAAAACTGCGCGAGGCAGACATCGAGATCCCCTTTCCCCACCGTCAACTCTTTCTCGACGAGGCGAAGGCGCTCCAGGGGTCGGATCTTCTCGCCCCCGTGGACGACCCCGCAAACGGAGAGGACTCATCGGCAGAGTGA
- a CDS encoding SIMPL domain-containing protein: MSRRSQGLSLAALSLLLAVVAVVPAAAQDDNRSTVSVSGEGTVTAPPDQAVVRFGVATRAETAGEARTQNARAAKTAMNAVRGLDVPEEKMRMERLRLQPRYEYNDEENRRELVGYEATRQVIVELGRLEVVPQLVADVVEGGANELDGIDYRLSDRSQLRNDALRKAAQAASEKARLLAATLDAQLGSVRTINEQSFDFVRPQPRLARTEMAKAGDAAQAEPDAYAAGEIEVSAQVQVTFDLLTGPDR, encoded by the coding sequence ATGTCCCGACGCTCCCAAGGCCTGTCGCTCGCCGCCCTCTCGCTTCTGCTTGCAGTCGTCGCCGTCGTGCCCGCCGCCGCGCAAGATGACAATCGGTCGACGGTGTCCGTGAGCGGGGAGGGGACCGTCACGGCCCCGCCCGACCAGGCCGTCGTCCGGTTCGGGGTGGCCACGCGCGCCGAGACCGCCGGGGAGGCGCGGACCCAGAACGCGAGGGCGGCCAAGACCGCAATGAATGCGGTGCGCGGTCTGGACGTCCCCGAGGAAAAAATGCGGATGGAGCGCCTGCGCCTCCAGCCCCGGTACGAATACAACGACGAGGAAAACCGGCGCGAGCTCGTGGGATACGAGGCCACCCGCCAGGTGATCGTCGAGCTGGGCCGGCTGGAGGTGGTGCCGCAGCTCGTGGCCGATGTCGTGGAGGGCGGGGCGAACGAGCTCGACGGCATCGACTATCGGCTCAGCGATCGATCGCAGCTGCGCAACGACGCCTTGAGGAAGGCCGCGCAGGCAGCCAGTGAGAAGGCCCGTCTCCTGGCCGCGACGCTCGACGCGCAGCTCGGCTCCGTACGGACCATCAACGAACAGAGCTTCGACTTCGTGCGCCCCCAGCCGCGGCTGGCGCGCACGGAGATGGCCAAGGCCGGCGACGCCGCACAGGCGGAGCCGGACGCCTACGCCGCCGGAGAAATCGAGGTGTCGGCCCAGGTGCAGGTGACGTTTGATCTCCTCACCGGGCCGGATCGGTAG
- the surE gene encoding 5'/3'-nucleotidase SurE has translation MSSPASGDEPRILLCNDDGIHAPGIQSLASALDGLGELFVVAPTTEQSAVGHAITVRDPVRAHREEFEVPSGPIPAWGVTGTPADSVKLACHELLDAPPDLVVSGINQGPNTAVNVLYSGTVSAATEASILGLDALAISLCEWSKPQFEVAGQWARRIVEWALDRGLPQGVLLNVNVPALSAEEIEGVALTRQARARWEEGFEERTDPADRPYYWLAGTFVNLDDGEETDLSAIEEGYVSVTPIQHDMTAHDAFEAFGTWNWDESAGPDGSE, from the coding sequence ATGAGCAGTCCTGCGTCGGGCGACGAGCCCCGCATCCTTCTGTGCAACGACGACGGCATCCACGCCCCCGGCATCCAGTCGCTCGCGTCGGCCCTCGACGGGCTGGGCGAGCTGTTCGTCGTGGCCCCCACCACCGAGCAGAGCGCCGTGGGGCACGCCATCACGGTCCGCGATCCGGTTCGTGCGCACCGGGAGGAGTTTGAGGTGCCGTCCGGCCCGATTCCCGCCTGGGGCGTCACCGGAACGCCCGCCGACAGCGTTAAGCTTGCCTGCCACGAACTGCTCGACGCGCCGCCCGACCTGGTGGTAAGTGGCATCAACCAGGGCCCGAATACGGCCGTAAATGTGCTCTACTCGGGCACCGTGAGCGCCGCCACCGAGGCCTCGATTCTGGGGCTGGATGCCCTGGCCATCTCGTTGTGCGAATGGTCGAAGCCGCAGTTCGAGGTGGCGGGGCAGTGGGCCCGCCGCATCGTGGAGTGGGCGCTCGATCGGGGGCTGCCGCAGGGCGTGCTCCTGAACGTGAACGTGCCGGCACTGTCGGCGGAGGAGATCGAGGGGGTTGCGCTCACCCGTCAGGCGCGGGCACGATGGGAGGAGGGATTCGAGGAGCGGACCGACCCGGCGGACCGGCCCTACTACTGGCTCGCCGGGACCTTCGTGAACCTCGACGACGGAGAGGAAACGGACCTCTCGGCCATCGAAGAGGGCTATGTGTCCGTCACCCCGATCCAGCACGACATGACGGCCCACGACGCCTTCGAGGCCTTCGGGACGTGGAACTGGGACGAGTCGGCCGGCCCCGATGGCTCTGAGTAG
- a CDS encoding OmpH family outer membrane protein, whose protein sequence is MSNRVTKSLSLLLLLAAMAAMPVQAQKIGYVDQQAVLVSMPEMQEVQQQVQQEMKQQQRELQQQRQQFQKRVKQFQQQQSLLDDSARAERERELQKRSQELRRAAQQRQQQMQKKRRKMMQPLLEKLQGAIDKVAAQQELDMVLRRQVLLYEDETSERVADITRDVAGELGISLTQSPGEPSPTLDQNAPPAGGSGGGQ, encoded by the coding sequence ATGTCAAATCGAGTTACAAAGTCCCTCTCCCTTCTTCTTCTCCTCGCGGCGATGGCCGCGATGCCGGTACAGGCCCAGAAGATCGGGTACGTCGACCAGCAGGCCGTCCTGGTGAGCATGCCGGAGATGCAGGAGGTACAGCAGCAGGTGCAGCAGGAAATGAAGCAGCAGCAGCGCGAACTCCAGCAGCAGCGGCAGCAGTTTCAGAAGCGGGTCAAGCAGTTTCAGCAGCAGCAGTCGCTGCTCGACGATTCGGCGCGCGCCGAGCGCGAGCGCGAGCTGCAGAAGCGTTCGCAGGAGCTCCGGCGAGCGGCCCAGCAGCGCCAGCAGCAGATGCAGAAGAAGCGTCGCAAAATGATGCAGCCCCTTCTGGAGAAGCTCCAGGGAGCGATTGACAAGGTGGCGGCCCAGCAGGAGCTCGACATGGTTCTACGTCGACAGGTCCTTCTCTACGAGGACGAAACCAGCGAGCGTGTGGCCGACATCACGCGCGATGTCGCCGGGGAGCTTGGCATTTCGCTCACGCAGTCGCCCGGCGAGCCGTCCCCGACCCTGGATCAGAACGCGCCGCCGGCTGGGGGGAGCGGGGGCGGCCAGTAG
- the asd gene encoding aspartate-semialdehyde dehydrogenase: MHEHDYRVGILGATGAVGQTFIRLLDDHPWFTVTSVAASERSAGRPYRDAANWLSGQPIPPSVASLEVQSTEPEAMDCDFVFSALDSSVAGEIEEAFARAGVPVVSNAKNYRQHDRVPLLIPEVNPGHLALIDEQSWDSEGFIVTNPNCSTTGLICGLHPLMDAFDLEAVQVTMLQALSGAGYPGVPSLDAVGNVIPHIGGEEEKLATEPRKILGTLDGDRIEPAALTLSAQCTRVPVRNGHLACASVRFRDDIEAETVADVLRTFRAPAVTESLPSRPDPFVQVLDAPDAPQPQRHVEAGGGMTVSVGRVQDCPVNDVKFVLLSHNTVRGAAGGALLNAELLASEGYLDRARADAATEPAAG; encoded by the coding sequence ATGCACGAGCACGACTATCGGGTTGGCATTTTGGGGGCGACGGGCGCCGTGGGGCAGACGTTCATCCGCCTGCTCGACGACCACCCGTGGTTTACGGTCACGTCCGTGGCGGCGTCCGAGCGCTCGGCGGGGCGTCCGTACCGCGACGCGGCGAACTGGCTGAGCGGACAGCCGATTCCGCCGTCCGTCGCGTCCCTCGAGGTGCAGTCGACGGAGCCGGAGGCCATGGACTGCGACTTCGTGTTTTCTGCGCTCGACTCCTCCGTGGCGGGCGAGATTGAGGAAGCCTTTGCGAGGGCGGGCGTCCCGGTCGTCTCCAACGCCAAAAACTACCGGCAGCACGACCGGGTGCCCCTTCTCATCCCGGAGGTGAACCCCGGCCACCTTGCCCTGATCGATGAGCAGTCGTGGGACTCCGAAGGCTTCATCGTCACCAACCCGAACTGCTCCACCACCGGGCTCATCTGCGGGCTCCACCCCCTGATGGACGCGTTCGACCTGGAGGCGGTGCAGGTGACGATGCTGCAGGCCTTGTCCGGGGCCGGCTATCCGGGCGTGCCGTCGCTCGACGCGGTGGGCAACGTCATCCCCCACATCGGCGGGGAGGAGGAGAAGCTGGCGACGGAGCCCCGCAAGATCCTGGGTACGCTCGACGGCGACCGCATCGAGCCGGCGGCCCTGACCCTGAGTGCGCAGTGCACGCGCGTGCCGGTCCGAAACGGGCACCTGGCCTGTGCCTCCGTGCGGTTCCGCGATGACATTGAGGCCGAGACCGTCGCCGACGTGCTCCGCACCTTCCGGGCGCCCGCCGTGACCGAGTCGCTCCCGAGCCGCCCCGACCCATTCGTGCAGGTGCTGGACGCGCCCGATGCGCCCCAGCCGCAGCGGCACGTGGAGGCCGGGGGCGGCATGACCGTGTCCGTGGGGCGGGTGCAGGACTGTCCCGTCAACGACGTCAAGTTCGTTCTTCTCTCGCACAACACCGTGCGCGGGGCGGCCGGCGGGGCCCTGCTCAACGCCGAGCTGCTGGCGTCGGAGGGCTACCTGGATCGCGCCCGTGCCGACGCCGCCACAGAGCCCGCCGCAGGGTAG
- the pckA gene encoding phosphoenolpyruvate carboxykinase (ATP) translates to MPLPNHVTSHLRSLQLAPAAVHYNLKRPRLYEEALDRNEGQLAAGGPLVTRTAPYTGRSPKDRFIVRDASVADRINWGEVNQPTDRATFDHLHERMAEHAEGRDLFVQDLYAGWDESYRLPVRIITEKAWHSLFARNMFVRPDGPVPDSFEPGFTVVDLCEFEADPERDGTHSEAAVFVDIAQSLILIGGTHYGGEIKKSIFSVLNYMLPEEGVLPMHCSANEGEDGDTAVFFGLSGTGKTTLSADASRTLIGDDEHGWSDRGVYNFEGGCYAKMIDITPEREPEIHGTTEEFGTILENVIVDPDTREPDFSDDTITQNTRGSYPLHYIPNTSSDGRGGHPDHVLFLTYDAFGVLPPVSELSPAQAMYHFLSGYTAKVAGTEAGVNEPKATFSTCFGEPFMVRDPSVYAELLGQKIRRHDTDCWLVNTGMTGGPYGVGHRIELDHTRAMVDAILDGTLGNGARTRDPVFGLSIPDRVPGVPDSVLTPRQTWDDPQAYDQHARDLVNAFADNFETYVEQVGTEVRTAGPSLETIRG, encoded by the coding sequence ATGCCCCTCCCCAACCACGTGACGTCTCACCTCCGTTCCCTCCAGCTCGCCCCCGCCGCGGTGCACTACAACCTGAAGCGGCCCCGCCTCTACGAAGAGGCCCTCGATCGCAACGAGGGGCAGCTCGCCGCGGGCGGCCCGCTCGTGACCCGCACGGCCCCGTACACGGGCCGGAGCCCGAAAGACCGGTTCATCGTCCGGGACGCGTCGGTGGCCGACCGGATCAACTGGGGCGAGGTGAACCAGCCCACGGACCGGGCCACGTTCGATCATCTGCACGAGCGGATGGCCGAGCACGCCGAGGGGCGCGATCTTTTCGTGCAGGACCTCTACGCCGGCTGGGACGAATCGTACCGCCTTCCCGTCCGCATCATCACCGAAAAGGCGTGGCACAGCCTGTTCGCGCGCAACATGTTCGTGCGGCCCGACGGCCCTGTGCCCGACTCGTTCGAGCCCGGCTTTACCGTGGTGGACCTCTGCGAGTTCGAGGCCGACCCGGAGCGGGACGGGACCCACTCCGAGGCCGCCGTCTTCGTCGACATCGCCCAGAGCCTGATCCTGATCGGCGGCACCCACTACGGCGGCGAGATCAAGAAGTCCATCTTCTCGGTCCTCAACTACATGCTCCCCGAGGAGGGCGTACTGCCCATGCACTGCTCGGCGAACGAGGGCGAGGACGGGGACACCGCGGTCTTCTTTGGCCTGAGCGGCACCGGCAAGACGACCCTCTCGGCCGACGCGAGCCGCACGCTCATCGGGGACGACGAGCACGGCTGGAGCGACCGGGGCGTCTATAACTTTGAGGGCGGCTGCTACGCGAAGATGATCGACATCACCCCCGAGCGGGAGCCCGAGATCCACGGCACGACGGAGGAGTTCGGGACCATTCTGGAAAACGTCATCGTGGACCCCGATACCCGCGAGCCGGACTTTTCGGACGACACGATTACCCAAAACACGCGCGGCTCCTATCCCCTCCACTACATTCCCAACACCTCCTCGGACGGCCGGGGCGGGCATCCGGACCACGTTCTCTTCCTGACCTACGACGCGTTCGGCGTGCTGCCCCCGGTCTCGGAGCTCTCGCCGGCGCAGGCAATGTACCACTTTCTGAGCGGCTACACGGCCAAGGTCGCCGGCACCGAGGCAGGGGTGAACGAGCCGAAGGCCACCTTCAGCACCTGCTTTGGCGAGCCGTTCATGGTGCGCGACCCGTCGGTGTACGCTGAGCTTCTCGGCCAAAAGATCCGCCGCCACGACACCGACTGCTGGCTCGTGAACACGGGCATGACCGGTGGGCCCTACGGCGTGGGGCACCGAATCGAACTCGACCACACCCGGGCGATGGTCGACGCCATTCTGGACGGCACCCTAGGAAACGGTGCCCGCACCCGTGATCCGGTGTTCGGCCTCTCCATCCCGGACCGGGTGCCCGGCGTGCCCGATTCCGTTCTCACGCCGCGCCAGACGTGGGACGACCCGCAGGCCTACGACCAGCACGCCCGCGACCTGGTGAACGCCTTCGCCGACAACTTCGAGACCTACGTGGAACAGGTTGGGACCGAGGTCCGCACCGCCGGCCCGTCATTGGAAACCATCCGTGGCTGA
- a CDS encoding alpha/beta hydrolase, with protein MPPSVETGTFRTHDGLSLATRRWTPSAAPDAHVLLVHGYAEHCGRYAHVATALAEQGAAVHAYDQRGHGRSDGRRAYVDHFEQYLADLDAFRLHVAPPKDKPVFLFGHSMGGLVTVLYVLNRRPEVRGLLLSAPALEVNPDLAPLLRRISQVLGRFAPTLPTVRSPQGSISRDPAVIEDAMNDPLNYHGRTLARTGAELLRAGTEAQKRLHELTIPFLVFHGTADPLVSPAGSRHLHERAAAADKTLKLYDGLYHETFNEPERERVLGDVSTWLAERLPTDPAR; from the coding sequence ATGCCTCCTTCCGTCGAAACGGGCACGTTCCGCACCCACGACGGCCTCTCGCTCGCGACGCGACGATGGACGCCGAGTGCGGCCCCCGACGCACACGTCCTTCTGGTGCACGGCTACGCCGAGCACTGTGGGCGGTACGCCCACGTCGCGACCGCCCTCGCGGAGCAGGGGGCCGCCGTCCACGCCTACGACCAGCGGGGCCACGGGCGCTCGGACGGACGGCGGGCCTACGTGGATCACTTCGAGCAGTACCTCGCAGACCTCGATGCGTTTCGGCTCCACGTCGCCCCCCCAAAGGACAAGCCGGTGTTTCTCTTCGGCCACAGCATGGGCGGGCTCGTCACGGTGCTCTATGTCCTGAACCGCCGTCCCGAGGTCCGCGGCCTCCTGCTCAGCGCCCCGGCCCTCGAGGTCAACCCCGACCTTGCCCCTCTTCTCCGTCGCATATCCCAAGTCCTGGGCCGCTTTGCCCCTACCCTGCCGACCGTGCGTTCTCCGCAGGGATCCATCTCTCGGGATCCGGCGGTCATAGAGGACGCCATGAACGACCCGCTCAACTACCACGGGCGCACCCTCGCCCGCACCGGCGCCGAGCTCCTGCGGGCCGGCACCGAGGCCCAGAAACGCCTCCACGAGCTGACGATCCCGTTTCTGGTGTTCCACGGCACGGCGGATCCCCTGGTCTCCCCCGCCGGAAGCCGGCACCTCCACGAGCGGGCCGCCGCCGCCGACAAGACGCTCAAGCTCTACGACGGCCTCTACCACGAGACCTTCAACGAACCGGAGCGGGAACGCGTCCTTGGTGACGTGAGCACCTGGCTCGCGGAGCGCTTGCCTACCGATCCGGCCCGGTGA
- a CDS encoding GNAT family N-acetyltransferase, which produces MAYPDVRRAQPDHQTAVGDLWAQLLDEQEAMEERFGVAEDARDRWENDFPQWLDNETYRIYVAEVDGEVVGFATAHRWGPPPIYAESSEVFIDELYVRPDDRRQGLGSQLVQAVRDWTGRIGAQRLRLNVLAANEEARAFWAAQEARPLTVTLAVEHEGAEDATDDEGSKKIGF; this is translated from the coding sequence ATGGCTTACCCCGACGTGCGACGCGCCCAGCCCGACCACCAAACCGCGGTGGGGGACCTGTGGGCACAGCTTCTCGACGAGCAGGAGGCGATGGAGGAGCGCTTCGGCGTCGCGGAGGACGCCCGGGACCGGTGGGAGAATGATTTCCCGCAGTGGCTCGACAACGAGACGTACCGTATATACGTGGCGGAGGTGGACGGCGAGGTCGTGGGCTTCGCCACGGCCCATCGGTGGGGCCCGCCGCCCATCTACGCGGAGAGCTCAGAGGTTTTCATCGACGAGCTGTATGTTCGGCCGGACGACCGGCGGCAGGGCCTGGGGAGCCAACTCGTGCAGGCGGTGCGCGACTGGACGGGCCGAATTGGGGCGCAGCGCCTCCGCCTCAATGTCCTTGCCGCGAATGAAGAGGCCCGCGCCTTCTGGGCCGCGCAGGAGGCGCGTCCGCTCACCGTGACGCTGGCGGTTGAGCACGAGGGCGCCGAGGACGCGACGGACGACGAAGGATCCAAAAAGATTGGCTTTTAG
- the folD gene encoding bifunctional methylenetetrahydrofolate dehydrogenase/methenyltetrahydrofolate cyclohydrolase FolD, producing MPDASDADLLDGQALSQAVRDEVKADIQAWTDDHRPPFLSAVLVGDNPASKAYVRGKEKDAAEVGIETDTHHLDADTSQSELLDLVHDLNADASVDGVLVQLPLPDHVDERTVIDAVDPSKDVDGFHPENLGRLMRGTPRYVPATPYGIMEMLSRSDIDPESMDAVIVGRSNIVGKPLANLLLRRTANATVTVCHSRTKDLAAHTRRADLLVAAAGQAAFIDADMVKEYAVVIDVGINRVDDPSTDRGYRLVGDVDFKGVRPKARRITPVPGGVGLMTRAMLLKNTLKAARLRATSA from the coding sequence ATGCCCGACGCTTCCGACGCCGACCTGCTCGACGGACAAGCCCTCTCTCAGGCCGTTCGCGACGAGGTCAAGGCCGACATCCAGGCCTGGACCGACGACCACCGCCCCCCGTTTCTCTCCGCCGTCCTCGTTGGGGACAACCCGGCGTCGAAGGCCTACGTGCGCGGCAAGGAAAAAGACGCCGCGGAGGTGGGCATCGAGACCGACACGCATCACCTCGACGCCGACACGTCGCAGAGTGAGCTCCTCGACCTGGTGCACGACCTAAACGCCGACGCCTCGGTCGACGGCGTCCTCGTACAGCTTCCCCTCCCCGACCACGTCGACGAGCGAACCGTGATCGACGCCGTGGACCCGTCGAAGGACGTGGACGGCTTCCATCCCGAAAACCTGGGCCGCTTGATGCGCGGCACCCCGCGGTACGTCCCCGCCACGCCGTACGGCATCATGGAGATGCTGTCCCGCTCCGACATCGATCCGGAAAGCATGGACGCGGTGATCGTAGGGCGGTCCAACATCGTGGGCAAACCCCTCGCCAATTTGCTTCTGCGCCGCACGGCCAACGCCACGGTGACCGTTTGCCACAGCCGAACGAAGGACCTCGCCGCCCACACCCGCCGGGCCGACCTGCTGGTCGCCGCCGCCGGCCAGGCCGCCTTTATCGACGCCGACATGGTCAAGGAGTATGCCGTCGTGATCGACGTGGGCATCAACCGGGTCGACGACCCGTCCACCGACCGCGGCTACCGACTCGTCGGCGACGTTGACTTCAAAGGGGTCCGGCCGAAGGCCCGCCGGATCACGCCGGTGCCGGGGGGCGTCGGGCTCATGACCCGGGCGATGCTTCTGAAGAACACCCTCAAGGCGGCGCGACTGCGGGCCACGTCGGCGTAG
- a CDS encoding asparagine--tRNA ligase, which yields MSDADSSAPMLSPNREDGTIEDFTRIEDLADHVDETVTLKGWLHNQRGSGGIKFLILRDGSGFVQCVVPQDAVDADSWAVADDVRQEAALEITGSVSADERAPGGYELQVDAIERIGESGDYPVTPKEHGIDFLMEHRHLWLRSESQWAVMRIRNRIETAIHEFFQERGFLQTDAPILTGNAVEGTSTLFDLDYFDDESAYLTQSGQLHGEAMAMAYGKVYTFGPTFRAEKSATRRHLTEFWMIEPEMAFYDLKMNAQLAEDFVAHIVQAVLEDCEEELEALERDTSVLEQVETPFPRISYDEAVELLRSDETADMIDERIEALNEEKAELLEEKEENQTRRGQAKKHVKRKIDAREIEINKRVDEIEEALRNLPDWKESAQTFEWGSDFGGDDETVLTWHFDRPVIVHRFPAEIKAFYMKRDPDDDRLAMGIDVLAPEGYGEIIGGGERATDLDFLKEQIEAHDLPEEVFDWYLDLRTFGSVPHSGFGLGLERTVSWITGRDHVRETIPFPRTIARLHP from the coding sequence ATGTCCGACGCCGACTCCTCCGCCCCGATGCTCAGTCCCAACCGCGAGGACGGGACCATCGAGGACTTTACCCGCATCGAGGACCTCGCCGATCACGTCGATGAGACGGTCACCCTGAAGGGCTGGCTCCACAACCAGCGCGGCTCCGGGGGCATCAAGTTTTTGATCCTGCGCGACGGCTCCGGCTTCGTGCAGTGCGTGGTGCCGCAGGACGCGGTGGACGCGGACAGCTGGGCCGTGGCCGATGACGTGCGGCAGGAGGCCGCGCTCGAGATTACCGGCTCGGTGAGTGCGGACGAGCGGGCACCAGGGGGGTATGAGCTACAGGTCGACGCCATCGAGCGGATCGGGGAGTCGGGCGACTATCCCGTCACGCCGAAGGAGCACGGCATCGACTTTCTGATGGAGCACCGCCACCTCTGGCTCCGGAGCGAGAGCCAGTGGGCGGTCATGCGCATCCGCAACCGCATCGAGACGGCCATCCACGAGTTCTTCCAGGAGCGGGGCTTTCTCCAGACCGACGCGCCCATCCTGACGGGGAACGCCGTGGAGGGGACGTCTACGCTGTTTGACCTGGACTACTTCGACGACGAGAGTGCCTACCTCACCCAGAGTGGGCAGCTGCACGGGGAGGCGATGGCGATGGCCTACGGCAAGGTCTACACGTTCGGCCCCACGTTCCGCGCCGAAAAGTCGGCCACCCGGCGCCACCTTACCGAGTTCTGGATGATCGAGCCGGAGATGGCGTTCTACGACCTAAAGATGAACGCCCAGCTCGCGGAGGACTTCGTGGCCCACATCGTCCAGGCCGTCCTGGAGGACTGCGAGGAGGAGCTGGAGGCGCTGGAGCGCGACACGAGTGTTCTCGAACAGGTGGAGACGCCGTTCCCCCGCATCAGCTACGACGAGGCGGTGGAGCTGCTCCGCAGCGACGAGACGGCCGACATGATTGACGAGCGCATCGAGGCCCTGAACGAAGAGAAGGCCGAACTCCTGGAGGAAAAAGAGGAGAACCAGACACGCCGCGGGCAGGCGAAGAAGCACGTGAAGCGCAAGATCGACGCCCGCGAGATCGAGATCAACAAGCGCGTCGACGAAATCGAGGAGGCGCTCCGCAACCTGCCGGACTGGAAGGAGTCGGCCCAGACGTTCGAGTGGGGCTCCGACTTCGGCGGCGACGACGAGACGGTGCTCACCTGGCACTTCGACCGCCCGGTGATCGTCCACCGCTTCCCTGCCGAGATCAAGGCGTTTTACATGAAGCGGGACCCGGACGATGACCGCCTGGCGATGGGGATCGACGTGCTCGCGCCGGAGGGCTACGGCGAGATCATCGGCGGCGGCGAGCGGGCGACCGATCTCGACTTTCTAAAGGAACAGATCGAGGCGCACGACCTGCCGGAGGAGGTCTTCGACTGGTACCTGGACCTGCGCACCTTCGGCTCGGTCCCCCACAGCGGCTTCGGCCTGGGACTGGAGCGGACCGTCTCCTGGATCACCGGCCGCGACCACGTCCGCGAAACGATTCCCTTCCCGCGCACGATCGCGCGGCTGCACCCATAG
- the panB gene encoding 3-methyl-2-oxobutanoate hydroxymethyltransferase, producing the protein MGADSSPPDVADVPRVTTKTVQEMKEEGVPIAALTAYDYTSARLLDRAGADVLLVGDSAANVMAGHETTLPMTLDQMIYHAQCVVRGIDRSLVVVDLPFGAYQGDPTEALDSAIRVMKEAGAHAVKLEGGAPVVEAVERMVTAGIPVMGHLGLTPQSIYDYGTYQVRAREEEEADALRADAKRLEEAGCFAVVLEKIPAELAAEVTASLSIPTIGIGAGDQTDGQVLVSHDALGLSTDFEPRFVRRYARLDETIIDAIGAYVSDVRDRSFPDEGESY; encoded by the coding sequence ATGGGTGCCGACTCTTCCCCCCCGGACGTTGCGGACGTGCCGCGCGTGACCACCAAGACCGTTCAGGAGATGAAAGAGGAAGGGGTGCCGATCGCCGCACTGACGGCGTACGACTACACCTCGGCCCGGCTCCTGGACCGGGCCGGCGCGGACGTGCTGCTGGTCGGCGACTCCGCGGCGAACGTGATGGCGGGGCACGAGACCACCCTCCCGATGACCCTCGATCAGATGATCTACCACGCGCAGTGCGTGGTGCGGGGCATCGACCGGTCGCTCGTGGTCGTCGACCTTCCGTTCGGCGCGTACCAGGGGGACCCGACGGAGGCCCTCGACTCGGCCATCCGGGTGATGAAGGAGGCCGGGGCCCACGCGGTGAAGCTGGAGGGGGGCGCGCCGGTGGTCGAGGCCGTGGAGCGGATGGTGACGGCAGGCATCCCGGTGATGGGCCACCTGGGCCTGACGCCGCAGAGCATCTACGACTATGGCACCTACCAGGTGCGGGCCCGCGAGGAGGAAGAGGCCGATGCGCTTCGCGCCGACGCCAAACGGCTCGAAGAGGCCGGGTGCTTCGCCGTCGTGCTGGAAAAGATCCCCGCCGAACTGGCGGCGGAGGTGACCGCGTCCCTTTCCATCCCGACGATTGGAATCGGGGCCGGCGACCAGACGGACGGGCAGGTCCTGGTGTCCCACGACGCCCTCGGGCTGTCGACGGACTTTGAGCCCCGGTTCGTGCGCCGCTACGCCCGCCTCGACGAGACGATCATCGACGCGATCGGCGCGTACGTGTCGGACGTGCGGGACCGGTCGTTCCCCGACGAGGGCGAAAGCTACTGA